In Magnetococcales bacterium, the following are encoded in one genomic region:
- the ilvC gene encoding ketol-acid reductoisomerase, with protein sequence MKVYYDRDADLGLIKSRRVAILGYGSQGHAHAQNLKDSGVNVVVGLRAGSASWSKAQNAGLEVAEVAQAVAGADLVMILVPDEHQARLYREDVALHLKNGATLAFAHGFNIHFGQIDPPAGVDVILAAPKGPGHLVRSEYVKGGGVPALVAIHQNSSGRALETALAYATAIGGGRAGIIETSFREETETDLFGEQAVLCGGISALIQAGFETLVEAGYAPEMAYFECLHETKLIVDLIYEGGISNMRYSISNTAEYGDLTRGPRVITDQTRQEMKKILREIQTGEFAREWIAENQAGGRAKFQALRRLGQEHPVEELGRKLRAMMPWIQKGKLVDKTRN encoded by the coding sequence ATGAAAGTCTATTATGATCGCGACGCGGATTTGGGTTTGATCAAATCCCGGCGGGTGGCCATCCTGGGGTACGGCTCACAGGGACATGCCCATGCCCAAAATCTCAAGGATTCTGGTGTGAATGTAGTGGTCGGGTTGCGTGCCGGGTCTGCTTCCTGGTCAAAGGCGCAAAATGCCGGGTTGGAAGTGGCTGAAGTGGCCCAGGCTGTTGCGGGGGCCGATCTGGTCATGATCCTGGTGCCCGATGAGCATCAGGCCCGGCTTTATCGGGAAGATGTCGCTTTGCACCTGAAAAATGGCGCCACGCTGGCTTTTGCCCATGGCTTCAACATCCATTTTGGTCAGATCGATCCGCCAGCCGGCGTGGATGTCATCCTGGCGGCGCCCAAAGGCCCGGGTCACCTGGTCCGCTCGGAGTATGTCAAAGGGGGTGGGGTGCCTGCCCTGGTGGCGATCCATCAAAACAGCTCCGGTCGTGCTTTGGAGACCGCCCTGGCCTACGCCACGGCCATCGGGGGTGGTCGGGCCGGGATCATCGAAACTTCGTTTCGCGAGGAGACCGAGACCGACCTGTTTGGTGAACAGGCTGTGTTGTGCGGAGGGATTTCAGCGCTTATCCAGGCCGGTTTCGAGACCCTGGTCGAGGCAGGTTACGCCCCGGAGATGGCCTACTTCGAGTGTCTCCACGAAACCAAGCTGATCGTGGATCTCATCTACGAGGGTGGCATCTCCAACATGCGCTACTCCATCTCCAACACCGCCGAGTATGGCGACCTGACCCGGGGCCCCCGGGTAATCACCGACCAGACCCGCCAGGAGATGAAAAAGATTTTGCGTGAAATCCAGACCGGGGAGTTTGCCCGGGAGTGGATTGCGGAAAATCAGGCGGGTGGCCGCGCCAAATTTCAGGCGTTGCGCCGTCTAGGTCAGGAACATCCGGTTGAGGAGTTGGGGCGCAAGCTGCGCGCCATGATGCCCTGGATCCAAAAAGGCAAGCTGGTGGACAAAACCCGGAACTGA
- the ilvB gene encoding biosynthetic-type acetolactate synthase large subunit, whose protein sequence is MKLNGAEIFVQCLQEMNVRTIFGYPGGAILNIYDEIYKAKFLRHILVRHEQGAVHAADGYARVTGEVGVVLVTSGPGATNAVTGLATANMDSIPIVCFSGQVSSSLIGNDAFQEADTVGITRSCTKHNYLVKKVEDLARIIREAFYIARTGRPGPVLIDIPKDILTQKTEHVYRDGRVDIPSYRPTIEGHTGQIRRAVKLMQKAQRPVIYSGGGVILSNAAPELTELARILGAPVTNTLMGLGGFPANDSLFLGMLGMHGTYEANMAVTRSDLLIAVGARFDDRVTGKVSEFAPEAEIIHIDIDPTSVSKNVKVDIPIVGDVKHVLSKIVELVKESTFRKQKPDYAAWWGEIETWRRRECLKFNQDDRVIQPQSVIKKLHELTQGNAIVVTDVGQHQMWAAQFYGFERPRRWLTSGGLGTMGYGLPASLGAIVAKPDEQVFLISGDGSIQMNIQELGTARQYRLPIKILILNNSFLGMVRQWQELFYGRRYSETDLSDMAAPDFQKLAEAYGATGLLAERPDQIEPVLRQTMETPGMVIAEFRTNRECNVYPMVPAGAAMNEMILL, encoded by the coding sequence TTGAAGCTGAACGGCGCAGAAATCTTCGTGCAGTGCCTACAGGAAATGAATGTCCGGACGATTTTTGGCTACCCGGGAGGGGCCATTCTCAACATTTATGACGAGATCTATAAAGCCAAGTTTCTGCGGCACATCCTGGTGAGGCATGAACAGGGGGCCGTGCATGCCGCCGACGGGTATGCCCGCGTCACTGGCGAGGTTGGCGTGGTTCTGGTCACCTCCGGGCCTGGCGCCACCAATGCGGTGACGGGTTTGGCCACGGCCAACATGGACTCCATTCCGATCGTCTGCTTCAGTGGCCAGGTCTCTTCCAGTCTGATTGGCAACGATGCCTTCCAGGAAGCGGATACGGTGGGCATCACCCGCTCCTGCACCAAGCATAACTATCTGGTCAAAAAGGTGGAGGATTTGGCCCGCATCATTCGCGAGGCCTTTTATATTGCCCGTACCGGACGGCCCGGGCCGGTCCTGATCGATATCCCCAAGGATATTCTTACCCAGAAGACCGAGCATGTCTATCGGGACGGGCGCGTCGATATCCCCTCCTATCGGCCTACCATCGAGGGGCACACCGGGCAGATCCGGCGCGCGGTGAAGTTGATGCAGAAGGCCCAACGTCCGGTCATCTACTCCGGGGGCGGGGTCATTCTCTCCAACGCCGCTCCAGAGTTGACGGAGCTGGCCCGGATTCTGGGGGCGCCGGTCACCAATACCCTGATGGGCCTGGGCGGGTTTCCAGCCAATGACTCTCTGTTCCTGGGTATGTTGGGCATGCATGGCACCTATGAGGCCAACATGGCGGTTACCCGGTCGGATCTACTGATTGCCGTGGGTGCCCGTTTCGATGACCGGGTGACCGGCAAGGTCTCCGAGTTTGCCCCCGAGGCCGAGATCATCCATATCGACATCGACCCGACCTCGGTCTCCAAGAATGTCAAGGTGGATATTCCCATCGTCGGGGATGTCAAACACGTTTTGAGCAAAATTGTCGAGTTGGTCAAGGAGTCGACCTTCCGCAAACAGAAGCCGGACTATGCCGCATGGTGGGGTGAGATCGAGACGTGGCGGCGGCGGGAGTGCCTCAAGTTCAACCAGGATGATCGGGTGATCCAACCCCAATCGGTCATCAAAAAATTGCATGAGTTGACCCAGGGCAACGCCATTGTGGTGACCGATGTGGGGCAACACCAGATGTGGGCGGCGCAGTTTTATGGGTTTGAGCGGCCCAGGCGTTGGCTGACCTCCGGCGGACTGGGCACGATGGGGTATGGTCTCCCTGCCAGTCTGGGCGCCATAGTGGCCAAACCCGACGAACAGGTTTTTCTCATCTCGGGTGACGGCTCCATCCAGATGAACATTCAAGAGTTGGGAACGGCGCGACAATACCGTCTCCCCATCAAAATTTTGATCCTCAACAACAGCTTCCTGGGGATGGTCCGGCAGTGGCAAGAGCTGTTCTATGGCCGTCGCTACTCGGAGACCGACCTGTCGGATATGGCTGCCCCTGACTTTCAAAAACTGGCCGAGGCGTATGGCGCCACGGGCCTTTTGGCCGAGCGTCCGGATCAGATCGAGCCGGTGCTGCGCCAGACCATGGAGACGCCCGGCATGGTGATCGCGGAGTTCCGTACCAACCGGGAGTGCAATGTTTATCCCATGGTGCCAGCCGGTGCTGCCATGAACGAAATGATTCTGTTGTAG
- the gltA gene encoding citrate (Si)-synthase, translating into MDRNSLTIRDNRTGKEVTLPVREGSEGPPVVEISNIFKEFGLFTLDPGFRSTASCESEITFIDGDQGILLHRGYPIEQLAEKSSYLEVCHLLLFGHLPTATEFAEFKHLVTHHSMIHEQLQKFYQGFRRDAHPMAIMVGVVGALSSFYHDSLDIANPRHREIAAYRLIAKMPTIAAFSHKYSVGQPFMYPQNSLGYVENLLHMMFAVPCDTYHVSPVLARAMEKIMILHADHEQNASTSTVRLAGSSLANPFAAVSAGIGALWGPAHGGANEAVLGMLQEIGHPDHIGSYIKRAKDPSDSFRLMGFGHRVYKNYDPRAKILRVAAHEVLQELDRKNDPRLQIALQLEKIALEDDYFIKKKLYPNVDFYSGIILSAIGVPTSMFTVMFALARSVGWMSQWMEMMSEKGQSIGRPRQLYTGAKRRDYVPIENRG; encoded by the coding sequence ATGGATAGGAATTCCCTGACAATTCGAGACAACCGCACTGGCAAGGAGGTGACGCTGCCGGTCAGAGAGGGTTCCGAAGGGCCGCCCGTTGTAGAAATTAGCAATATTTTCAAGGAATTCGGACTTTTTACCTTAGACCCCGGGTTTCGTTCCACAGCCTCCTGCGAGAGCGAAATCACCTTCATCGATGGGGATCAGGGCATTTTGTTGCACCGGGGCTATCCGATCGAGCAGTTGGCGGAGAAGAGCAGCTACCTGGAGGTATGCCATCTCCTGCTGTTTGGTCATTTGCCTACGGCAACCGAATTTGCCGAATTCAAGCACCTGGTGACGCACCACTCCATGATTCATGAACAACTGCAAAAGTTCTATCAGGGGTTTCGGCGGGATGCGCACCCCATGGCCATCATGGTGGGGGTGGTGGGTGCGCTATCGTCGTTCTACCACGACTCCCTGGATATTGCGAACCCCCGGCATCGGGAGATTGCCGCCTACCGGCTGATTGCCAAGATGCCGACGATCGCCGCATTTTCCCACAAGTATTCCGTCGGGCAACCTTTCATGTATCCCCAGAACAGCCTGGGATACGTGGAAAATCTTCTGCACATGATGTTTGCCGTGCCATGTGATACATACCACGTCTCTCCGGTGTTGGCGCGGGCGATGGAAAAGATCATGATTCTGCATGCCGACCATGAACAGAACGCTTCCACCTCCACGGTCCGTTTGGCAGGCTCGTCGCTGGCTAATCCTTTCGCTGCCGTGTCGGCGGGCATCGGCGCCCTGTGGGGACCGGCGCACGGCGGTGCCAACGAGGCTGTGCTGGGCATGTTGCAGGAGATTGGCCACCCGGATCACATTGGCAGTTACATCAAACGGGCGAAAGATCCCAGTGATTCGTTCCGCCTGATGGGGTTTGGCCATCGCGTCTACAAAAACTATGATCCACGGGCCAAAATTTTGCGGGTGGCGGCCCATGAGGTTCTCCAGGAACTGGATCGCAAAAATGATCCACGCCTGCAGATTGCCCTCCAGTTGGAAAAGATTGCTCTGGAAGATGACTATTTCATCAAGAAGAAGCTCTACCCGAATGTCGATTTTTATTCGGGCATCATTTTGTCGGCCATAGGCGTTCCCACCAGCATGTTTACGGTGATGTTCGCCCTGGCCCGTTCCGTTGGTTGGATGAGTCAGTGGATGGAGATGATGTCCGAAAAGGGACAGTCCATCGGTCGTCCGCGCCAGTTGTATACCGGGGCGAAGAGACGGGACTACGTACCCATCGAAAATCGCGGCTGA
- the pssA gene encoding CDP-diacylglycerol--serine O-phosphatidyltransferase, whose protein sequence is MPTSELRPSRRVYILPNLLTTGGLFFGFYAIMAALDGKIERSAMAILVAGIFDILDGRVARATGGVSAFGKEYDSLADFLSFGIAPGILVYQWALAPFSRLGMAGAFLFMVCGALRLARFNVQHYVQDERLSRRYFQGLPVPAAAGILVATILFFLDVGLQPWQGGTAERFLWHWWPLATTYFLAFLMVSTIRFRSFKDITWHRERPFFALVVTVLFMAILTIDMPITLFVVGFIYLGSVFQSHKEYRQLLAEGKETPGDEVEDLSV, encoded by the coding sequence GTGCCAACGTCTGAGCTGCGTCCCAGTCGGCGTGTCTATATTCTGCCCAACCTCCTGACCACAGGGGGGCTGTTTTTTGGGTTCTATGCCATCATGGCGGCCCTGGACGGCAAGATCGAGCGCAGTGCCATGGCCATTTTGGTGGCGGGTATTTTTGACATTTTGGATGGTCGGGTGGCCCGGGCCACGGGGGGAGTCTCCGCCTTTGGCAAGGAGTATGACAGCCTGGCCGATTTTCTCTCGTTTGGTATTGCCCCGGGTATTCTGGTTTACCAGTGGGCTTTGGCCCCTTTCAGTCGGCTTGGCATGGCTGGGGCTTTTCTTTTCATGGTGTGTGGCGCGTTGCGCCTGGCGCGTTTCAACGTTCAGCACTATGTGCAGGACGAGCGGTTGTCGCGCCGCTATTTCCAGGGATTGCCGGTCCCGGCTGCGGCGGGCATTCTGGTGGCCACCATTTTGTTTTTTTTGGATGTGGGTCTGCAACCCTGGCAGGGTGGTACCGCCGAACGTTTCCTGTGGCACTGGTGGCCGTTGGCGACGACCTACTTTTTGGCCTTTCTCATGGTCAGCACCATCCGTTTTCGCAGTTTCAAGGATATCACCTGGCATCGGGAGCGTCCCTTTTTTGCCCTGGTAGTGACCGTGTTGTTCATGGCGATCCTGACCATCGATATGCCCATCACCCTGTTCGTTGTCGGTTTCATTTATTTGGGTTCGGTTTTTCAGAGTCACAAGGAGTATCGCCAACTGCTGGCCGAAGGCAAAGAGACTCCTGGAGATGAGGTGGAAGATTTGTCGGTCTGA
- a CDS encoding NADP-dependent isocitrate dehydrogenase yields MSNQNTEAHVDIIYTKVDEAPELASGSFLPIIKAFTRPAGVTIGTKDISLAGRIIASFPEKLSAAQQQPDDLAELGKLVKTPEANVIKLPNVSASVPQLKEAIKELKAQGYDLPDYPENPQTDAERDAKARYDKVKGSAVNPVIREGNSDRRAPLSVKEFAKKNPHKMGAWSPDSKTHVVSMQSGDFRSNEKSLTVAAASAGPARIEFVDGGKVQVLKDKVSLKAGDVIDGTFMSIAALRTFLDEQVKDAKKQGVLFSLHMKATMMKVSDPMIFGHAVTVFFRDVFEKHAAQIKDLGVDVNNGFGDLMAKIGKLPEDKRKAIEADIQACMAKQPALYMVDSGKGITNLHVPSDIIIDASMPAMIRNSGKGWGPDGKEHDTKAVIPDSSYSWVYDETINFCKQHGAFNPATMGTVPNVGLMAQKAEEYGSHNTTFKAPGNGTIRIVDAAGKTLMEHNVESGDIWRMCQTTDAAIRDWVKLAVTRSRLSNTPAYFWLDKDRAHDAQLIGKAEVYLKDHDTSGLDIRILSPREATRVSLTRMKNGQDTISVTGNVLRDYLTDLFPIMELGTSAKMLSIVPLMQGGGLFETGAGGSAPKHVQQFVKEGHLRWDSLGEFSALGASLEHLSHTKKNPKAAVLAKALDLAIGKLLDNNMSPGRAVGEVDNRGSHFYIAMHWAQAMADQNDDADLKKHFAPIAKKLKENEAKIWEELKSGQGKGMDLGGYYHTDPTKVAKAQRPSPTLNAIIG; encoded by the coding sequence ATGTCAAACCAGAACACAGAGGCGCATGTGGATATCATTTATACCAAGGTTGATGAGGCTCCGGAACTGGCAAGCGGGTCTTTTCTTCCCATAATCAAAGCATTTACTCGTCCGGCTGGTGTCACCATAGGAACGAAAGATATTTCATTGGCAGGGCGCATCATCGCAAGTTTTCCTGAAAAACTCTCTGCCGCCCAACAGCAACCTGACGACTTGGCGGAGCTTGGCAAACTTGTCAAAACTCCAGAAGCCAATGTCATCAAGCTGCCCAATGTCAGCGCCTCGGTTCCCCAGCTCAAGGAAGCGATCAAAGAACTGAAAGCCCAGGGTTACGATCTTCCAGACTATCCGGAAAATCCGCAAACGGATGCCGAGCGCGACGCCAAGGCCCGCTACGATAAAGTCAAGGGGAGTGCTGTCAATCCCGTCATCCGGGAGGGCAACTCGGACCGTCGGGCGCCGCTTTCGGTCAAAGAGTTTGCCAAGAAAAATCCCCACAAGATGGGCGCCTGGTCTCCCGACTCCAAAACCCACGTCGTGTCCATGCAGAGCGGGGATTTTCGTTCCAACGAAAAGTCGCTGACGGTTGCAGCCGCTTCGGCTGGCCCTGCACGGATCGAGTTTGTCGATGGCGGCAAGGTGCAGGTGCTGAAGGATAAAGTGTCTCTAAAAGCTGGTGACGTGATCGACGGCACATTCATGAGCATTGCCGCCTTGCGCACCTTCCTTGATGAACAGGTCAAGGATGCCAAGAAACAGGGGGTGCTTTTCTCCCTGCACATGAAGGCCACCATGATGAAGGTCTCCGATCCCATGATTTTTGGTCATGCGGTGACGGTCTTTTTCAGGGATGTGTTCGAGAAACACGCCGCCCAGATCAAAGATCTTGGCGTGGATGTCAATAATGGTTTTGGCGATCTGATGGCCAAGATCGGCAAACTGCCGGAAGACAAACGGAAAGCGATCGAAGCGGATATCCAGGCCTGCATGGCCAAACAACCCGCCCTGTACATGGTGGACTCTGGCAAGGGGATCACCAACCTGCATGTGCCCAGCGACATCATTATCGATGCCTCCATGCCGGCCATGATTCGCAACAGTGGCAAAGGGTGGGGACCGGATGGCAAGGAACATGACACCAAGGCGGTCATTCCGGACAGCAGTTACTCCTGGGTTTATGACGAGACCATCAACTTTTGCAAGCAGCATGGGGCCTTCAATCCCGCGACCATGGGCACTGTTCCCAACGTGGGCTTGATGGCGCAGAAGGCGGAGGAGTATGGTTCCCACAACACCACTTTCAAGGCTCCCGGCAATGGGACGATCCGGATCGTCGATGCGGCTGGCAAGACCCTGATGGAACACAACGTCGAAAGTGGTGACATCTGGCGCATGTGCCAAACCACGGATGCTGCCATTCGTGACTGGGTGAAGCTGGCGGTGACCCGCTCCAGACTCTCCAACACGCCGGCCTATTTTTGGCTGGACAAGGATCGCGCCCACGATGCCCAGTTGATCGGCAAGGCGGAAGTCTATCTGAAGGATCACGACACCTCCGGATTGGATATTCGTATCTTGTCGCCGCGTGAAGCCACCCGTGTCTCTTTGACCCGCATGAAAAATGGTCAGGATACCATCTCGGTTACCGGCAACGTGTTGCGCGACTATCTGACCGACCTGTTCCCCATCATGGAGTTGGGAACCAGCGCCAAAATGCTCTCCATCGTGCCCCTCATGCAGGGTGGTGGGCTCTTTGAAACCGGCGCTGGTGGTTCTGCACCCAAACATGTGCAGCAGTTTGTGAAAGAGGGGCATCTGCGGTGGGACTCACTGGGTGAGTTTTCGGCATTGGGCGCCTCCCTGGAGCATCTGAGCCACACCAAGAAAAATCCAAAGGCGGCGGTTTTGGCCAAAGCCCTGGATTTGGCCATCGGCAAACTCTTGGACAACAATATGTCTCCCGGGCGGGCCGTGGGCGAAGTGGACAACCGGGGCAGTCATTTCTATATTGCCATGCACTGGGCACAAGCGATGGCTGACCAGAATGACGACGCTGATCTCAAAAAGCATTTTGCGCCCATTGCCAAGAAGTTGAAGGAAAATGAGGCCAAAATCTGGGAGGAGCTGAAGAGTGGGCAGGGCAAGGGCATGGATTTGGGTGGTTACTACCACACCGATCCGACGAAAGTGGCCAAGGCCCAACGGCCCAGCCCAACCTTGAACGCCATCATCGGCTGA
- the ilvN gene encoding acetolactate synthase small subunit produces the protein MRHVLSVLVNNEPGVLTRVSGLFSARGFNIESLSVAPVGDGSSSRITMVSHGDSQITEQITKQLNKLIPVIRVVDLTDGPHVERELMLIKVSAEREMRAEIMRIADIFRSRVVDATQVSFIIEVTGGSDKLDACLAMLSPLGVVEMVRTGKVAMSRGEKKT, from the coding sequence ATGAGACATGTCCTGTCGGTGTTGGTGAACAACGAACCCGGTGTTTTGACCCGGGTTTCCGGGCTGTTTTCTGCCCGTGGTTTCAACATTGAAAGCCTCTCGGTGGCCCCGGTCGGCGATGGCAGCAGCTCCCGCATCACCATGGTGAGCCATGGCGACAGCCAGATCACTGAACAGATCACCAAACAGTTGAACAAACTGATCCCGGTGATTCGCGTGGTGGATTTGACCGATGGTCCTCATGTGGAGCGGGAACTCATGCTGATCAAGGTCTCCGCCGAGCGGGAGATGCGGGCCGAAATCATGCGTATCGCCGACATTTTCCGTTCCCGGGTCGTGGATGCCACCCAGGTCTCCTTCATCATCGAGGTGACCGGCGGCAGCGACAAGCTCGATGCCTGTCTGGCCATGTTGTCCCCTCTCGGCGTCGTGGAGATGGTGCGCACCGGCAAGGTGGCCATGTCCCGGGGTGAGAAAAAGACTTGA
- a CDS encoding dynamin family protein → MSASNNTQIDRRLNSLEKHLKEENPILLKVVQSFRELDRVAYRMGILNPEESFATRVPWWPLISILGTFSAGKSTFINHFLEMPLQRTGNQAVDDKFTVICYSNEEKVHTLPGLALDADPRFPFYQISHEIEQVVSGEGRRIDAYLQLKTCPTEKLRGRIVIDSPGFDADAQRTSTLRITDHIINLSDLVMVFFDARHPEPGAMRDTLDHLVAKTINRHDSNKFLFVLNQVDCTVREDNLEEVVAAWQRALAQSGLTAGRFYQIYNLDCANPIPDPVLKSRYEAKRNEDMDEIIQRFNRVEIERAYRIIGVLDHTAKLIENETVPRVREMLRSWRKNVLVTDAILLAILGILGLYFSTAQGAHTSPGLWLESLLSTEWSPQAWGLHQAGILAAALVVLGILGSVHVLVRRSVAKLTLNNALRDIQKPDIRDFLTRAFQRSTRPFRSILTLTPAGWGSRSEKMIQSVLKDADLYVQDLNDQFTNPSGRAGEQNPQAHS, encoded by the coding sequence ATGTCAGCAAGCAACAACACGCAGATTGACCGCAGGCTCAACAGCCTGGAAAAACACCTGAAGGAGGAGAATCCGATCCTGCTCAAGGTGGTACAGAGCTTTCGGGAACTTGATCGGGTTGCCTACCGGATGGGGATCCTCAACCCGGAGGAGTCCTTTGCCACACGGGTTCCTTGGTGGCCGCTGATTTCGATTCTCGGTACCTTCAGCGCCGGAAAATCGACCTTTATTAATCACTTTCTGGAGATGCCCCTGCAACGAACCGGCAACCAGGCGGTGGACGACAAATTCACGGTCATCTGCTACAGCAACGAGGAGAAGGTCCATACCCTGCCCGGGTTGGCCCTGGATGCCGATCCAAGGTTTCCGTTCTACCAGATCAGTCACGAGATCGAACAGGTGGTTTCCGGGGAAGGACGGCGCATCGACGCCTATCTCCAGCTCAAAACCTGCCCGACAGAGAAACTGCGTGGACGCATCGTCATCGACTCTCCCGGGTTCGATGCCGACGCCCAGCGCACTTCCACCCTGCGCATCACGGATCATATCATCAATCTTTCCGATCTTGTTATGGTTTTTTTCGATGCCCGGCATCCCGAACCCGGTGCCATGCGGGACACCCTGGATCACCTGGTGGCCAAAACCATCAATCGCCATGATTCCAACAAATTTCTGTTCGTCCTGAACCAGGTTGACTGCACCGTCCGCGAAGACAACCTTGAAGAGGTGGTCGCCGCCTGGCAACGGGCCCTGGCCCAATCTGGATTGACAGCAGGCCGCTTCTACCAAATCTACAACCTGGATTGCGCCAACCCCATCCCCGACCCCGTCCTGAAGTCCCGCTACGAAGCCAAACGCAACGAAGACATGGACGAGATCATCCAGCGTTTCAACCGGGTCGAGATCGAGCGGGCCTATAGGATCATCGGCGTGCTGGACCATACGGCAAAATTGATCGAAAACGAGACCGTTCCCCGGGTGCGGGAGATGTTGCGCAGTTGGCGCAAAAATGTCCTGGTCACCGACGCCATCCTTCTTGCCATCCTGGGCATTCTTGGTCTCTATTTTTCGACCGCCCAGGGCGCCCACACCTCCCCGGGTCTCTGGCTCGAATCCCTGCTCTCCACGGAGTGGTCCCCGCAGGCTTGGGGTCTGCACCAGGCTGGCATCCTCGCTGCGGCCCTGGTCGTTCTCGGCATCCTGGGTTCCGTCCACGTCCTGGTCCGGCGCTCCGTGGCGAAACTAACTTTGAACAACGCCCTGCGCGATATCCAAAAACCCGACATCCGTGACTTCCTGACCCGCGCCTTTCAGAGAAGCACACGGCCCTTCCGTTCCATCCTGACGTTGACACCCGCCGGGTGGGGCAGCCGAAGCGAAAAAATGATCCAGAGCGTCCTGAAGGACGCCGATCTTTACGTCCAGGATCTGAACGACCAGTTCACCAACCCATCGGGTCGGGCCGGCGAGCAGAATCCCCAGGCCCACTCCTGA
- a CDS encoding phosphatidylserine decarboxylase family protein, with protein sequence MPGFFLQKVLNRYSLYWFGRGVTGPHPVRRGELRYDRRSEETVRIPIAREGWPFIAAFAGGTALIAAFCPSVVGDIPPVLLTLWCVWFFRDPERATPQEAGLLIAPADGRVVAVEEVAAAPLSGQPARKVSIFMNVFSVHVNRMPAAGRIQRQVYHPGRFLNAALDKASLENERMELLLVTDAGPVVVVQVAGLVARRIVCRAGEGSQWLRGERFGLIRFGSRVDLYLPRTAQVSLNIGDRTRAGETIVAQVESSRANV encoded by the coding sequence ATGCCCGGGTTTTTCTTGCAAAAGGTGCTGAATCGTTACAGTTTGTATTGGTTTGGCAGGGGAGTGACCGGGCCGCATCCGGTGCGCCGGGGTGAGCTTCGGTATGACAGGAGGTCGGAGGAGACGGTGCGTATTCCCATAGCTCGGGAGGGTTGGCCCTTTATCGCTGCTTTTGCCGGCGGGACCGCGTTGATTGCGGCGTTTTGCCCCAGTGTGGTGGGGGATATCCCCCCGGTCCTTTTGACTCTTTGGTGCGTCTGGTTTTTTCGGGATCCGGAGCGTGCCACGCCGCAGGAAGCCGGTTTGTTGATAGCACCGGCAGATGGCCGGGTCGTTGCTGTGGAGGAGGTGGCTGCTGCGCCCTTGTCCGGCCAACCGGCCCGCAAGGTCTCCATTTTCATGAATGTGTTCAGTGTGCACGTCAACCGCATGCCGGCAGCCGGACGGATCCAACGTCAGGTCTATCATCCGGGACGTTTTCTCAACGCCGCCTTGGACAAGGCCTCGTTGGAGAATGAACGCATGGAGCTTTTGCTGGTGACAGATGCAGGACCGGTTGTCGTGGTCCAGGTGGCGGGATTGGTGGCGCGGCGCATTGTCTGCCGGGCCGGAGAGGGGAGCCAGTGGTTGCGTGGCGAGCGGTTTGGTTTGATCCGTTTCGGCTCGCGGGTCGATCTTTACCTGCCACGCACTGCCCAGGTTTCCTTGAACATCGGTGATCGAACCCGGGCAGGTGAGACCATCGTTGCGCAGGTGGAGTCCTCCCGTGCCAACGTCTGA